Within the Puniceicoccus vermicola genome, the region CGCACGTAGAATCGCTCATGATGAACCTAGAGACATGGAAACACTTTAGTTCCCGGACGCAAAAACACGAAGCCGCGCAATCAATCAGTGATCGTGAATTCGATTCATTAAATCCTGGAGAGAGGTCGATGGTTGAGATGCTTCGTGAGAATTCCGGGCTCCGCCTAGAGCAGGAGCATATCGATTTTGAATATATAAAGGTAGTATTTCGTTCCTGCTTTAACTTAATTGGTATGACCCAAGGACATCGGTAACACTCTATAGTGGCATTCATGCCATGGAGAGAGACCGAATCGATGACCGAAAAAGAACGTTTTGTAACCCTTGCGGGGACCGGCCGTTTCACGATCACGGATCTGTGTCGTGATTTTGGAATCAGCCGGAAGACCGGGCATAAATACCTGGAACGGCACAGTCGCGAAGGACGGGCCGGGTTGAAGGACAGGAGCCGCTGTCCCGGGAGCAGTCCTTCTGTAACCGAGGAGGAAGTGGAGCGTTTAATTCTTTCTGCGATCCGCTGACGGTGTGCGACCGCTACAGCCGTTATGTGATCGGCTGCAAGTGTCAGCCCAATCAGCAGTTCAAGGGGACTTTGAGAAGCTGCAAAAAGCTGATGCGCTATCACGGGCTGCCGGAGGTCATCCGGGTGGACAACGGTTCTCCGTTTGCTTCCGGGTCTCTGGGCCGACTCTTGCGTCTGAGCGTGTGGTGGATCGAGCAGGGAATCCGTGTCGAGTTCACGACGCCGGGATCGCCGCAGGAGAACGGGTGGCACGAGCGCACTCACCTGGACTTGGAAGCCGAGGCGGTTCGGCCTCCGCCGGCGAACATGAGAGCCCAACAAAAGCGCTTCGACCGCTGGCGTCATGAGTATAATCATGATCGTCCTCACGAGGCTTTGGACATGCTTTTTCCCGGCGAAGTTTACCGCCCCAGTTCCCGGCGTCTCGGCGAAACGGACAAAATACGTTACCCCGAAGACTATACCGTGAGACAAGTCAGTGAGTCGGGACACTTCTTGATCGGGGGGAGGTCAACTTCTGTCTGGGCGAGATCTACTACGGATGCAGGGTAGGGCTACGGGAATGAGCGGTTGTTTTTGTCCAGAATTACGCTGAAAAGCGCAAATACTGGACGAAACTCAAATGAAGTCGAAAAAGGAGAAAGAGCCCATGAACGATTTTGGGGAAGCCCTGCGCCCGACGTTCCCAGCAATCCGGAACCTGTCAACCCGTATCCATCGTTCCCCGATAATCGATTCCTTGTTTAGTCGTCGCCCGCCACGCACCCGAAATGTTCAGTGCATTGAAAAGCTGGGTGAAAGGCGATTTGCTGGATGAATGAATGCGTTCAGTCCTTGTAGAAATTAGAGCGGAAGGCGGTGGGGGGCATTCCTGTAATTTCCCTGAAGCGCCGATTGAAGTTTGATAGGTTCGAAAATCCAACCGCGTAAGCGATTTCGGTAACGGATTTACGACTTCCAATTAGGATAGAGCAGGCGCGAGCGACTCGCAATTCGTTTAGGTGGCGGTGAAAGTGCCGTCCGCTTTTGTTTTTGAAGAACCGCGAGAATGCTTGGGGCGACATACCGATACCCTTGGCGATCTCAGCTTGGGTGAGGTTGGACTCCGTGAATCTAGTTTCTATTTTCCGGAGAACAGATTCTAGACGAGAATCAATATGCGCCGCTTTCTTCACTGAGAAATTCGGGGTGTTCAACCATTCATGAGAGGTGGTAATCGCGAGAGAATGGAGAAGGTCGAGCAACAACGCGATCGGAGCATCCATCTTGGTTCGATTCTCCATCCGTCGCAGTATTTCGTAGCAATTGTTGGCGGAGTATTTGGGGAAAATCGCTCCGCGCTCCGCCTGATCGAGGAGAAGACGTGTAGGGCGATTTTCAGGGAGAGCCCAAAAATTCTCCCCCCAGGCGAGCGGACGGAAATGGAGGACGGTCCATTTTGCGCCGCTTTTGTTGGAGGGATCCGAAGTGAAGGCATGAGGTAGATTTGATCCAGTCAGCACCAGATCGCCCGGTCCATAGGGGCGCATTGCTCGACCGGAATGAAGAAGGCCCCGACCTTTCTCGATCCAGACAACTTCGACTTCTGGATGAAAATGCCAATGGGAATCCACGCTTGGTTTGGAGAAGGTGGAAACTTTGACTCCAATCTGGCCTCCGGAAAGGGCTTCAAGCTGTGGTGGATCCGGTATCATATCAGATGGGTCATCTTAGGTTCTGTCTGGAAGAGTCATCGCGATTATTTCTCTCACGGAGAACGTTATGATTCATGATACACGTCTCTCGATGGATTTGTGTTAAAATAGTATTGAAACATTTGCAATAGGGTAGAAGAGAATCTGTTGACTTCGATCTATACTGAGGTCCGATGAATTCTTCCCCCCCCCTCCCAACGGTTCTCGCCGCTGTAGCGCATCCGGATGACATTGAGTTCTGCTTTGCAGGCACTCTTGCTCATTTGAAAGAGGTAGGTTGTTCCGTGCATATGTGGAATCTGGCGAATGGCTGTTGTGGGGATGCGGTTCGCGGCAGAGAGGAGACCGCCAATATTCGATGGAAAGAGTCCCGAGCGTCCGCCGCGGTATTGGGCGCATACGCGCACAAACCGGTTTTTGATGACCTCGCCGTTTTCTATGATCGCCGCTCGCTCTCCATGGTCAGCGCGGTACTCCGGGAGATTCGGCCACAGATCATCCTGACCCATTCTCCGGAAGACTACATGGAGGACCATCAGAACGTATGCCGGTTGGTGGTGTCAGCTGCCTTCAGTCGTGCTATG harbors:
- a CDS encoding Wadjet anti-phage system protein JetD domain-containing protein, translating into HVESLMMNLETWKHFSSRTQKHEAAQSISDREFDSLNPGERSMVEMLRENSGLRLEQEHIDFEYIKVVFRSCFNLIGMTQGHR
- a CDS encoding helix-turn-helix domain-containing protein; translated protein: MIPDPPQLEALSGGQIGVKVSTFSKPSVDSHWHFHPEVEVVWIEKGRGLLHSGRAMRPYGPGDLVLTGSNLPHAFTSDPSNKSGAKWTVLHFRPLAWGENFWALPENRPTRLLLDQAERGAIFPKYSANNCYEILRRMENRTKMDAPIALLLDLLHSLAITTSHEWLNTPNFSVKKAAHIDSRLESVLRKIETRFTESNLTQAEIAKGIGMSPQAFSRFFKNKSGRHFHRHLNELRVARACSILIGSRKSVTEIAYAVGFSNLSNFNRRFREITGMPPTAFRSNFYKD
- a CDS encoding leucine zipper domain-containing protein — translated: MTEKERFVTLAGTGRFTITDLCRDFGISRKTGHKYLERHSREGRAGLKDRSRCPGSSPSVTEEEVERLILSAIR
- a CDS encoding PIG-L deacetylase family protein, encoding MNSSPPLPTVLAAVAHPDDIEFCFAGTLAHLKEVGCSVHMWNLANGCCGDAVRGREETANIRWKESRASAAVLGAYAHKPVFDDLAVFYDRRSLSMVSAVLREIRPQIILTHSPEDYMEDHQNVCRLVVSAAFSRAMPNHMTTPEVPTYNDPVRIYHAAPHGLHDSMGNPFQPDLFADISTKISIKEKMLDCHRSQKEWLETTQGMGSYVDEMIEIGHQLAKHNSCRFSCAEGWRIHHHLGFCPRDYHPLESLLPDLVESALRPVHS
- a CDS encoding integrase core domain-containing protein yields the protein MCDRYSRYVIGCKCQPNQQFKGTLRSCKKLMRYHGLPEVIRVDNGSPFASGSLGRLLRLSVWWIEQGIRVEFTTPGSPQENGWHERTHLDLEAEAVRPPPANMRAQQKRFDRWRHEYNHDRPHEALDMLFPGEVYRPSSRRLGETDKIRYPEDYTVRQVSESGHFLIGGRSTSVWARSTTDAG